The nucleotide window TGGGGTGGAAGGCCATGGCGTGTACAGGACGGCCTGTCCGCAAGAGAGCGCGGCAGGTCAGGTCCTCGGTACCGTAGACGCCGACCGGCACGGGCGCGCCGCCCTTGGCCGTACCGGCCACGGCCATCAGACGGCGGCCTTCGTCCATGACGGTGAGCGCCGGTTCGCCCACCTCGGCGAAGGGGCGATCGCCGAGTATCCGGTCGATGTGCAGAGAGATCATGATGGTGATCGTCGCCCTGGTCCCGCGCTCGCGGCAAGGCGCCCCTGCCCGTGTCGTCAAAGGCGTTACGAGCGGAGCGCCTCACTCCCGAGGCCGTGATCAGCGGATCGCTAGGATGGGGCGCTCACTGCCGGAGAAGGAGATCATGGCCAAGTCGCTACCGAGCCGCGTCGAGTGTTGGACTTGCTCGAACGGATTCGTCGTCTTCTGCGACGGCACCGAGAGCGATCGCATGTTGTTGGAGTGCGAGGAATGCATGGCCGGCCGGTGGGCGCCGCCGGGCAACCGAGAGCAAGAGCCTGGTTTCCTCACGATCGACCTGCTCACGCGCCCGGCGACACTCGCCGAGATTCGGGCGAACCGCTGGGAACACCTCATCCACAGCGGCTTGGACACATGAGCGCGCGTCCGCCCGCCCCCATGGGGGACGCCGGGGGTCTGCCTCGACGCGGTCCAGGACCAGGGGCAGGTGCGCCGTGAGCGGGACCGAGTTGCCCGGTGCCGTCAACTCGTCGCGCTGCCCCGGGGAGAGGTGGCGCTCCATCGACGGGCGCGGACCGTTGCAGAGGCGTCCCCCGACCTCTGACCTTCCTTGCCCGGCCCACCCCGGACGAACGGGAAAACCTCACCACGTCGCTCCGGCGCGTGCTTGACGCAGAAGAGCAGGGATCGTGAGAGACGGAACGACACTGGGCACCGAGGGCGCGAGCGACGCGAGCCCGGACGCCTCCCGCCGCTTCGACGGAACTGGCGCACCCGTAACAGGTCGCGGCCGCCGGCGCGCACGGCGGGGCCGGACCTGGGGACTGTCGGCCTGCGGCCTCGTCCTCGCCGTACCCGCCGCCCTGCTCCTCGTACGGCTGACAGGCAGGGACACGGGCACTCCGCTCGCCGTGCCGATGGTGCTGTTCCCCCACTCGGCCGTTCTGGCGCTGCTGGTGCTGGGCGTGGCCATCGCCGTCCGCGCGCTGCGGTCCGGAGTCGTGGCCGCCGTGGCGCTGGTCCTGCTCCTGGCACAAGTGTGGCTGGTGGCACCCCGGTTCGTCGCCGACGCGGGTTCAGGGGATGTCCCCGCGTCGGCCGCCCGGTTGAGGGTGGCGACCCTCAACACCGACGAGGGGGCGGTCGATCCCCGGGCGGTGGTGGAGATGGTCCGAGCCGATCGGATCGACGTACTCGCCGTGGAACAGACCCCCGCGCGAGGCCTCGACGCGCTCGACGGGGCGGGGCTCGGCGACCTGCTGCCGTACCACGCACTTCACCCCGAGTACGACTCGTCGATCTATTCCCGCTTCCCGCTCACCGCGGCGGACACCACCGACATCGACACGGTGTGGCCCCAGACCACCGCCCGGGTCGCGGTCGGCGGACGCACCGTGCGGCTCGCCGCGATCCACACGTACTACCCGCTCGGGAACGTGGGGCGGTGGACCAGGGACATGGCATCCCTCGCCGTACTGGCACGGGACGACGGACCCGACACCGTGTTCCTCGGCGACTTCAACGCCACCCTCGACCATGCCCCGATGCGCTCCCTGCTGGCTGCCGGTCTCACCGACACCCACGCGGAGCTCGGCCGGGGCTGGGCGCCGACCTGGCCCGTCGGTACGGGGATCATGCCGCCCCTCGTCCAACTGGATCACGTGCTGCACGGCTCCGGGCTGGCGGGGGTCTCCGTCCGTGAACGCACCCTCGCGGGTACGGACCACCGAGCCGTCGTCGCCGAACTCGCGGTTCTCCCGGAGAAGGCCGCCGTCCTGCTGACGGGCTGACCTGTTTTCGGACCACGGACCCGTCGGGAACGCGGTGGGTCGAGATCGTTCGGCCCTTGACCCTCACGTGGCGTCAGGCCGCACAGTGGGTTCCGTGGAGGATCACTGGACCGTGGGACGCGTGGCCGGACTGGCAGGCGTGAGCGTCCGCACGCTGCATCACTACGACACGATCGGGCTCGTACGCCCCTCGGCGCGGACCCCGGCCGGGTACCGGGCCTATTCGACGGGCGACGTGGAGCGGCTGCGGGAGGTGCTGGCATACCGGCGGCTGGGCTTCGGTCTGCGGGAAGTCGCGGAACTCGTCGGCGACCCGTCCGCCGACGCGGTCGCCCACCTGCGCCGGCTGCGCGGCCTGCTGCTGGAGCGGCGGGAACGCGCCGACGCCATGGTGGCGGCCATCGACAGGGAACTCGGGACACGGGCGAAGGGACTGAGCGTGACACCGGAAGAGCAACTGGAGATGCTCGGCGCACGGCTGTACGACGAGATCGGCAGCGCATACCCCGCCACGCGGCGTACCGAGCCGAGGATCGCCGCACAGATCTGGGACGCGCTCGGCGACGCGCGGACGGTGCTGAACGTCGGGGCCGGCACCGGCTCCTACGAGCCCGCCGACCGCGAGGTGACCGCGGTGGAGCCGTCGGCGGTCATGCGGGCACAGCGTCCGGTCGGCTCGGCGCCGTGCGTGGCCGCCGCTGCGGAGAGCCTGCCGTTCCAGGACCGGTCGTTCGACGTCGCGATGGCCGTCTCCACGGTTCACCACTGGGGGGACCCGGTGGCGGGGCTGCGCGAGATGCGGCGCGTGGCCCGCCGCGTGGTGGTGCTGACCTTCGACACCGACGAGCCCGGATGGCCCGACCGGTTCTGGCTCACCCGCGACTACCTGCCCGAGTTCGTCGACGTCCTCGCGCCTTTCCCCTCACTCGCGGGGATGGCCGACGCGATCGGCGCCCGCGCCGAGCCGGTGCCCGTTCTGTGGGACTGCGCCGACGGCCTGTTCGAGGCGTACTGGCGCCGACCGGGGGCGTATCTGGTGGATCACGTCCGCCGTGCGATGTCGGTGTGGACGCGGGTCGGGCCGGAGGCCGAGCAACGGGCTGTACGGAGCCTCCGGGACGACCTCGAATCCGGACGGTGGGCCGAACGCAACGGCGACCTCACCGGCCTCGACGCGGCCGACCTCGGCCTCCGCCTACTGGTGGCCTGAACGCACACCGTGCGGTCCGGCCGGACCCGGCGAACGCCGGGTCCGCGGTGCCGGGCTCCTCCCGGCCGTCGACCGGCCGGTCACCGGAGCGCGAGGACCCGCACCTGCGATCCGGAGATCTTGGACCACCAGTGGCGGTAACGGCTGTACACCAGGGGGTCCCGGTCCGCCAGCAGAGCGCCCAGGGACCGGGCCTCCTCGGCCAGCCCCTCCCAGACGGCGGGAGCCAGGTCGTGGAAGGCCGTCACCTCGATGCCCCCGTCGGCCGGGCGCCACACACCCGCGACATACCCGTCGACCAGAATGGTCGGCAGCACGTCGCCGTTGATGCGGATCACCTGGCGCCGGTACTCCTCGGGAATCACCCGGCTCCGCTCGGCGAAGGCCAGCAGGACGCTGTCCCACATCGCCATCAGCCGCGGTGGGGCCGGCACCTCGGCCGCCGGCCGGCCGGCATCCACGACGTCGAACACCGCTGTCCCGTCCGGGCCTTCGAACCGCTCCACGACACCGTCGAGTGCGCCCAGGGCCTCGCGCACCGGTCCGCGCCGCACCATGGCGAACTGCGCCACGTCCGCCACCGACCCCGGCCCGAAGGCCTTCAAGTAGCGCAGGACGAGGTGGCGCATCGCATCCGGCACGTGTTCCGGCCCGGCGACCGCCGGGCGGGACGGCGCAGCCGCGTACGACGCCCTGGTGCCGAACGACCAGGCCCCGCCCGCCGGTACGTGCAGCAGGGGAGCGTACGCCCGCAGCCCCCACAACGCCCCGTCCTTCTTCTCCGCGCCCACCCGTTCTTCCAGCCATGATTCCAACTCGGCTTTGGTACGCCCTTGTTCGGCGAACTTCAGCAGGCCCGGCACCAGTCGGCCGGCGTCCTTCGGGGTGAGACCCGCCGCCGCGAAGCGGAACCCGAGCCGGGAGGCGTAGAGCGTCTGCTGCATCGCCTCGCGCAGGACCCGGTAGTCCTCGGTGTGGACGGCGTGGAGAGTGATCCGCATCAGCGTCGCCTTGACCACACTGCCGTCGGTGAACGCCGCGTCCAGCTCCGCCGGATCGAACTCCGTGAGCCGGTTCCACAGCGCGACGTACGGCGAGGCGGGTTGCTGCGCCTGCAGCGCGAGCACCCGGCGTACCCCCTCCTCGACGCCCAGAGGCTCGCGCCGCAGCAGCAGTTGACGGTCCAGGGTCGCCCGGTTCAGTTCGCGCGCGGTGATCTTCATGGGGGAATTGTGCCGGGTCCCGTCCTCCGGTGCGGCTCACACGGGACAGGACGACGGCCCGATCAGCCCGTCGGTGCCCCGTATGGTCACCCGGGTTCCGCCGGCCTCCGCCGTGCTCAGGTGTGCCGCCGTGCAGACGAGCTGAAGGCGGGCGAGGGTGGAGAGCCTGGTGACGGAGGAGCCGAGTCGTATCAGGACCTGTGCTCCGTCGACGTCCATCCCCAGCGTCACTGCCCCGTCGGGGAGTTCGGACCACATGCCCGTGGCCTCCTCCGAGGGGGACGGTCCACCGAAGAGCATCCCCAGCACCTTGTCCGGACCGGGACTGCTTTCCTGTACGCCCACGGTGGCCGTCCGCCGCGTCACCGGCAGTACCGTACGCGGGGAGCCGGGGCCGATGAAGTACAGCACGGTGACCGGGGAACCGGCCGGGGCGAGCTGGACGGTCGCCGGATCGCCGACCTCCACCACGTCCGTGGGGCGTATGCCGCACCCCGTGACCAGAGCGGCGAGAGCAGCCGGTACGGCCAGGACCCGCAGTGGCCCCCTCATCCCGCTCCTCTCGGCAGTTCGACGGTGAACACGGCGCCTCCACCTGGTCCGTTGGCGCCATGGACGGTGCCGCCGTGCAACCGTACGTTCTCCCGTGCGATCGCCAGGCCCAGGCCGCTGCCCCTGGACCGGGTCCGGGCCGCGTCGGCTTTGTAGAACCGGTCGAAGATGTACGGCAGAACCTCGGGTGCGATACCCGCGCCGGCGTCCGCGACTTCGAGCACCAGCGACGGCGTGCCGTCCCGCTCTTGCGGACGCAGCCGCACGGTGACCGGTTCCCCGCCGTGCCGAAGGGCATTGCCGACCAGGTTGGCCACGATCACGTCGAACCGGCGAGGGTCCAGCACCGCCCTCACCCCGTCCGGGAGCTCGGTGGTGACACGATCCTCCCACCGCCTTGCCTGCAAGGTCTTGCGGACCGCTTCGGCGACGTCCACCTCGTCGGTGTGCAGGTCCGCCGCCTTCGCGTCGAAGCGCGATATCTCCATCAAGTCGTCCACGAGAGTGGCGAGTTTGCCGGTCTCCGCACTGATCAGCCGGACCGCCGCCGCGGTGTCCGC belongs to Streptomyces sp. NBC_00102 and includes:
- a CDS encoding winged helix DNA-binding domain-containing protein; the encoded protein is MKITARELNRATLDRQLLLRREPLGVEEGVRRVLALQAQQPASPYVALWNRLTEFDPAELDAAFTDGSVVKATLMRITLHAVHTEDYRVLREAMQQTLYASRLGFRFAAAGLTPKDAGRLVPGLLKFAEQGRTKAELESWLEERVGAEKKDGALWGLRAYAPLLHVPAGGAWSFGTRASYAAAPSRPAVAGPEHVPDAMRHLVLRYLKAFGPGSVADVAQFAMVRRGPVREALGALDGVVERFEGPDGTAVFDVVDAGRPAAEVPAPPRLMAMWDSVLLAFAERSRVIPEEYRRQVIRINGDVLPTILVDGYVAGVWRPADGGIEVTAFHDLAPAVWEGLAEEARSLGALLADRDPLVYSRYRHWWSKISGSQVRVLALR
- a CDS encoding endonuclease/exonuclease/phosphatase family protein, producing MRDGTTLGTEGASDASPDASRRFDGTGAPVTGRGRRRARRGRTWGLSACGLVLAVPAALLLVRLTGRDTGTPLAVPMVLFPHSAVLALLVLGVAIAVRALRSGVVAAVALVLLLAQVWLVAPRFVADAGSGDVPASAARLRVATLNTDEGAVDPRAVVEMVRADRIDVLAVEQTPARGLDALDGAGLGDLLPYHALHPEYDSSIYSRFPLTAADTTDIDTVWPQTTARVAVGGRTVRLAAIHTYYPLGNVGRWTRDMASLAVLARDDGPDTVFLGDFNATLDHAPMRSLLAAGLTDTHAELGRGWAPTWPVGTGIMPPLVQLDHVLHGSGLAGVSVRERTLAGTDHRAVVAELAVLPEKAAVLLTG
- a CDS encoding MerR family transcriptional regulator translates to MGRVAGLAGVSVRTLHHYDTIGLVRPSARTPAGYRAYSTGDVERLREVLAYRRLGFGLREVAELVGDPSADAVAHLRRLRGLLLERRERADAMVAAIDRELGTRAKGLSVTPEEQLEMLGARLYDEIGSAYPATRRTEPRIAAQIWDALGDARTVLNVGAGTGSYEPADREVTAVEPSAVMRAQRPVGSAPCVAAAAESLPFQDRSFDVAMAVSTVHHWGDPVAGLREMRRVARRVVVLTFDTDEPGWPDRFWLTRDYLPEFVDVLAPFPSLAGMADAIGARAEPVPVLWDCADGLFEAYWRRPGAYLVDHVRRAMSVWTRVGPEAEQRAVRSLRDDLESGRWAERNGDLTGLDAADLGLRLLVA